One Dunckerocampus dactyliophorus isolate RoL2022-P2 chromosome 6, RoL_Ddac_1.1, whole genome shotgun sequence genomic window, CGTACAGTCCCAATGGAGAGATGGTCTCCATCGGCATGGAGAATGGAGAGTTCATCATCCTGCTGGTCAACTCGCTCAGTGTGTGGAGCAAGAAGAGAGACCGCAGTGTCGCCATCCAGGACGTACGGTCGGTCCTACGCTAGAACTTAGGACCTGGCTCTTTAGCAGATGTTTTACGGATGTGAATGAAATCTCTTTTTCTTCACTGTGCTAGCTTTAGCCCGGACAACCGCTTTCTGGCAGTAGGTTCTCTTGAAAGCGCTGTGGACTTCTACGACCTTTCTCTGGGACCGTCCCTCAACCGCATTGGTTACTGCAAGGACATCCCGGGATTCGTCATCCAGATGGACTTCTCTGCTGACAGCAAGCACATTCAGGTTGACTTCAGTCTCCTGTCTCACTCTGGCTCCCTCGCTAGTCTCTTGACCACAATAGTCCGTCACCGTCCTCCTCGCAGGTGTCCACCAGCACCTATACTCGACAGGTGCATGAGGTTCCTTCAGGGAAGATTGTCGCAGAGCCGTTGGCAATTGAGAGGATCACCTGGGCTACCTGGACCAGGTGGGAAGTAGAGAAAGCTCTAAGATTACCAGGAAGACCACTGCTGtcctaaaatgtttgttttctgtCCAGCATCCTGGGTGACGAGGTTCTTGGAATTTGGCCACGTAATGCCGACAAGGCGGATGTTAACTGCGCCTGCGTGTCCCATGCCGGCCTCAGCCTGGTGACCGGAGACGACTTCGGCCTCATCAAGCTCTTCGACTTCCCATGCTCCGACAAATTTGTACGCCATGAAGCGTCTGCCTCGTCTAATGTGGATCTTCGCTAGTTAATTTGGGATCTTTGATGTGTATTTCACAGGGGAAACACAAGCGTTACTTCGGTCACTCTGCTCACGTGACCAACGTCCGCTTCTCCTGCGACGACAAGTTTGTCATCAGCGCCGGTGGCAGCGACTGCAGGTGAGAAAAAAGTGCCGCGGCTCGACTGCCAGACGGCGCTATGTTCAAAGTTTGGTttgactttcttttttcttcctccAGTTTGCTTGTGTGGAAATGTCAATAATTACCAGAATCCTCAGCTCCTGCCATGCTGAGGACAGGAGGTCTTTTATTGTGGTGGTGATGATGTTAGCATGTTTCCTGTGTCAGGATGTGCCTTTTCACTCTGACCAAACAATTTCATTTAAACGTGTGGTGCTACTAGGAAGGGTGTTGAGGGCTTGTTTACCAAACACTGTGGTGATAAAAGAagtaacaaaacaaattaaatccaATGAATTCTACCTCTGTACGTGATCAGTGTCATATTGAAGGTAGACAATACATGTTGGAATATTTGCAATACATTGTGTGATTACACATTTGCAAGATTGATATTTATCAGTGATGCTAGAATAGATCTTCATGTGTTATTGATGTCAGCGCTAATGGGAGCGTAAaacgtattttattttatatttccttGTATTTTGTCTCCTGTGATGGGTTGCATGTTTGTTGTGTGCAGATGGTGAAGTTAGCACCATTAGCTAGACACTTAGCAACAACATTAAACAAATTGTAAACAGTAGAAATAATTCAAACAGATGCTAACGGTAATGAAATGATGCTACGTCGAGTTCGATTTTAGTTTAGCACAAATgttggaaaagaaaaacttaGATTTTTCTCATATTGCGTGTTATTTATTAAAGATTATTTTGAATCCAACATTTCAAAGACAGAAACATCAGGGAAAGTCCTTGTGTTTAGCCTAGCTTAGCATAACCAACAAAGTTTAATTGGAAGCGAGGTACTAAAACGAATTGAACTTTGTGCTAAACTAGATTACCTAAACTAAACCAGATGCTATTATTTGTGTGATTTATCAACCTCAGTGTTTCATGTTGCTTCAGATTGTGGATGGATTTGTCAACTAAGTTTACAGTGTGTTTAGAAATAAGATCAAAATTACTTATTTTACAATAATGTGAGACTTATTTACATACATTGTTGTGTGTTGTAAATTGattaaataattgaaataaaaaaacatgaaacaaagCACGACTGGACTGTAGTGTGTTTTACAATTCAACATGTAAAATATTTGGCGAATAAAGACCGTTATGAACAAAAAAGGATACGGATAAGGATACGGAGAGATGTAGTTCCACTCCACGTCTGTGGGGGGCGGTGACAATACCTGTACATCTGCGCTGCCGGCACAGTGTCATGGCGGCGTCCATGTCAATAGGACGACGACAGATGCGGTGGCTTTAATTTCAAGATGAGCTGAAAAGGAAACACTTAGATGCGCAAATGAAGAACAAGTTTGTTTCTtccgttttatttatttgtcacgTTGCGTCAGAACGACGCGCCTTCTGAGCAATTCAGACGTGGAATCTCCCAGCAAGTAAACTTCTAATCCTTTTAACTTCTTCCAAAAAATTAAGCAATTAAagattgttttatttcaaagaaATCAGTAATGTTGCACTTTGCTCACAGATATGAACATGATGTCTTCCGTGGTGCACGGAGCCCGGCGCCTCGTGCACGCTACCAACTTCCCGTCTCAATTCCTGCTCTGTCCTGTTTTAAGCCCCGCTCCCCTGCTCACATGCAGGTCGCTGGCCTCCAAGCAGGTGAGTTGTCAAGCCCACCCACGCTCTGGGTTGTCATGTGACCTCACTTTGTAGCTTGCTGCAGTTCAAAGGTCACAAGAAGGAGCAGAAGCCAAAAGTCAACAtcgacaaacaggaagtggagatCCAGCAGAGGATGACGGTGGAGGCACTCGCTCGAGCCATCAACCGAGACGTTGGTAAGAAGATATATtctattttataataattaatattatatattattatttaattaatataatattaaagatAATTTCTATTTTAGCATGTAGACTTAAGACTATGTAGATCTGttcaattatatacagtatacacaatcATTAGTGAggatgaatgttattattgaataatgactgtttttttttttcagccaatGTTAATAAAACTCAAAGCTCAAAGCAATTCAGATTTCAACCATAATGTGCCTCAGAGCGACATCacgtgagacttcagctcagtgagcatctaaatAATGAACTCCGCAAGCTTTTTTGTGAGGTCATTACAAAAGGGTACCATTGTAATGACAACCTTAGAACGGGAAATGAAGCTTACTTTGACAGAGGAAAGGTTCTGGATGGTCAGTACAATTAATGAAACATGACGAGGCCTTATTAATTCCAACAATAACATAtggtttaaataaaaatcattttattatacagtgattaacttactttttacacttgtatgactgtaAGAATAGTTTTAACATGAGAACAACGACTAGTGTTGTAGAAAATTATTGTGAATGttctgctgtgtgtttgtggtgtTTCCAGATCACGTTGTTGAGGCGCTGCTGAACACACCGCTGGATGTGGACTCTCTGGAGCCAGACTCGGTTCTGGATGAGAGGTGGATCAAAGAGGTGGTGAAGCTGTCAGGAATGAAGTTCCGATGGGCCAAACTGAGCGAGAATCAAGACAGAGAGAACAGAGACGCGGTGCGAAGGTACTATGGGATTCCTCATGAAGTGGCCAGCTGGATTGATGCTGCTAAAATACACTGAGCTAACGTAAAAGCAGCAGTGTGACATCATCAAACTGTTTTATCAACTGACCTATGACCCCCATAGACCGCCAACGGACCTGAGCAGAATGGTGAAACGCTCCCCGGTGGTCACCATCATGGGTCACGTGGACCATGGCAAAACCACGCtgctggacagtctgaggaagAGCCAGATTGCCGCCATGGAGGCCGGCGGCATCACGCAGCACATTGGAGCGTTCCGAGGTATTACCATCACAACCACTGACGCCGTGTTCAAGGAAGCGATGAGGCCGCTGTGTTTTTGGTCTCTTGCAGTTGAGTTGCAGACAGGTGAGATGATCACTTTCCTGGATACGCCTGGTCACGCCGCCTTCTCCGCCATGAGGGCCCGGGGAGCCAACGCAACAGACATAGTCATCCTCGTGGTGGCGGCAGATGACGGTGTGATGACTCAGACCATCGAATCCATCCAGCACGCCAAGCAAGCTGGAGGTACGCACAGCGCCGGTAGTTGATGTTGTTGGCTAGCGGTGTCACCACTGCCTTGTGTTGCAGTTCCCATGATTGTGGCAGTCAACAAATGTGACAAACCTCAGGCCGACCCTCAGAGGGTCAAACAAGAACTCCTCGCTCACAATGTCGTCTGCGAGGAGTTCGGAGGAGACGTTCAGGCCATTCACATCTCTGCCCTCAAGGTATGGACACTTTTAATACTTCAGACTTCAGACTACGTCAGAACGAGCTGATGTCGTCGCCAGGGTGACAACCTGCTGGCTCTGGTCGAGGCCACGGTGGCGCTGGCGGAGGTGTTGGAGCTGAAGGCAGAGCCTGATGGCCCGGTAGAGGGCGTTGTCATCGAGAGTCGCACAGACAAAGGCAAAGGGTGGGTGGTCTTCATCATGGCTGACTGTAAGGAAACAGGAAGTTTCTGATTTCCACTTCCTGCTCCATCTTGTCAGTCCCGTCACGACAGCCATTGTCCAGCGGGGGGCGCTGAAGCGAGGCTGTATCCTAGTGGCAGGAAAGACTTGGGCAAAGGTGCGCTTCCTGTTTGATGAGAAGGGCACAGCGGTGACAGAGGTGGGGCCTAGCATGGCGGTGGAGGTGATTGGTTGGAAGGAGCTCCCGTCTGCTGGCGACACTATCCTGGAGGTGGAGTCTGAGGTCAGGATGCCACGCCCCTTCTTGGCACCCAACGCAGGCGATGACATCATGGTTGTGTCTACAGCAACGAGCGAGGGAGGTGGTGGACTGGAGGAACCACGAGGAGGAGCTTAAGAGGCTGAGGGCAGAGCAAAATGCCATCGAGCTCAAACAGAAAGAACACCTGGACAAGTACAGGAAGGAGAGGGAGGGGCTGGCTCACCTCAATTGGCGCCAGAGGAAATGGCATCTGTACCAAAGCACCAAGGGCAATTTCGCTGCCAGGACCAGAGAGAATACGTGTGACAACAACCTCAGCCTGCCGCTCATCATCAAAGGTACGCACGCTAGCGCCGCCTCCCCATGTCAGCCATGTTATTCAAGATTTATTTATGTTCCCCGCTCTCCAGCTGATGTTGATGGTTCTGTGGAGGCCATCTTGAATATTTTGGAAACCTACGACGCTCAGGACCAATGTCAATTGGAGGTCGTTCACTTTGGCATTGGCGACGTCTCTGAAAACGACCTCAACATGGCAGACACCTTTGAAGGTATGAGTCTGACATCACCGGTCTGTGACATTGAGTTTTGGTGACGCCACTCCTTCCCAGGCAGCGTGTATGGCTTCAACGTGGCAGCGAGCAGGTCCATTCAGCAGATGGCGGCAAAACGAGGCGTCCCGCTGAGGCTTCATAGCATCATTTACAAGCTGATCGATGAGCTGAAGGTGGAGATAAATAGCAAGTTGCCATCTCTCGTACGTTACAACACTGTGGGTGAGTCATTGCTTGAGTGCATCAATGTTTCTGTCACCACCTCGGCCTTTGACCCGTTGGGTCCGCCCACCAGGTGAGGCGACGGTCCTGGCCATGTTTGATGTGAAGGTGGGCAAGAAGAAGATGGCAGTCGCCGGCTGTCGTGTTCAGAAAGGTCAGCTTGATCGCAAGCTCAAGTTCCGTCTGATTCGAGGTCGAGACACTGTGTGGGAAGGTGAGTGCAGcttccttcaaaataaaagcacaccttCAGGGTTTGTCAACAAGTTTATTGAACATTGCATGTGTTCCTCGAAAGGTTCTCTCATGGCGTTAAAGCACCACAAAGATGATGTGAACACCGTGAAGGCGGGAATGGAGTGCGGTCTGTCAGCCGATTCGGAGGTGACGTTCCTTGTTGGCGATGTCATTGAATGTTTCGAAGAGGTGGACGATCCACAGGTCACGACTTGGGACCCTGGCTTTTGAGCCaaacaagctaaaaaaaaaaagtaatttaaaacaaacaggaagtttcCTTTCTCTTTGACCTTTGTCTTCATTTTCTCTTGGACTTAGCGGGCTTGGCGAGCAGTAATGGGTTGATCTGGTCCGTCTGCAGGTTTCTTACGGCGAAGAGGCGAGAGGCACGCTCGCTGAGCGTCCCTCCGCACTTCACTCCACGACTCATCAGTTCCTGCTTGAGAACCTCCAGACCCAAACGTTCCAACTCTTGAATGCTCTTGGCAGACGACACGCTGACTGTCAGGACGTCATCGCCACCATCACCACGCTgtggaccacacacacacacgccaatcACATCAGAAGCAAAAAGCCACATCATGTGATCGTCACCTAGGGGGAGGAGTTCTCACCTGCAGCACAGATGAGCATCTGGACACTGCCACCGCCTCCTCTTGGTGGGGAGTGGCCTCCTGGACCGCGACTTCCTCCTGGTGGGGAGTGGCCTCCTGGACCGCGACTTCCTCCTGGTGGGGAGTGGCCTCCTGGACCGCAACTTCCTCCTGGACCGCGACTTCCTCCTGGACCGCGACTTCCTCCTGGGGGGGCGTGGCCTCCTGGACCGCGACTTCCTCCTGCAGGGGCGTGGCCTCCATGCTGACCATAACAAATATCTTTGGTGACAAActatttttacacaaaaaaaaaataaaaataataatggcaCAGCCACCTGCTGCTTGGCCCAGGCTCCACCCTCAGTGTTGTCATGGTAGCAGCAGCTGCACAGGAGGAGGTGGATGGTGAATCGTCGTCATCCTCTGAGCTCAGCTCACCAACACCAGtcctgttgccatgacaaccaaTGTAGAATCACAGTAGCATGACAGTGTGCGTTCTTGTGACAGTCACTCACCAAAAACACGCCCCCATCTTCTTCGGCTTCTTGATTGGCGGCTCACTTTGACTGGAGGTGTGTCTCTTGGGGGACAAGTGGGCGCTCACCTGGGAGCTGGACGCTGCTTGCAGACCTGGAGATGATAACTTAGTCAGACAATAGACAGGACGTGTGTGTGTCAACAAAACCACGCCACTGACCTTTAAGCACCGAGTCCTCGAGTCGCTCTGACAGGTCGTGACACTGCTGCTGGTATGAGGCATCGCTGAACTGGTGTTTGGGTTCCATGAGCTTCCTCTGCAGACGCTCCAGACGACGCTGCTCCTTCTCCGCTTCACGCTCAGTCTGCTGCTTCAGCCAATCTGCCATCCTGCCGCACGCACGCAAGGAACGAGTTATTTCAAACCAAAAGAGACAGATTAACAAAACGCCATCAAGTGATTTGCCTTCCACCATGTTTGTTTGTAAAAACAACTATAAAGCATATTGTTTCATCCTTGATTGATCAGACATTGTCTTGAGTGTCTTTGATAACTGTGACTGTCCTCCATTGGCACCGAATCATTCACTCTCACTCGACTCAGCTCAGAACCCACTCTTTCTCGTGGTTGACGTCTCTCAGGCGTCGTCCACTCAGATCTCTGCAGGCTTCACGATTGGTCGTCTTCTCAATCTGAGCGCCAAGAGCTCGCAACATTGAACCGAACCCTGAACACACCATGCAAGAAGGCCATTCAAACAACTGTCCATCGTTGTGACATCACTTTCCGTTTGCCTCTCCTTGCTGACACTGACCTCCCTTCCCTCCAAGGAGACGGGGTACCAGGTGATAGACAGCCCCGCCTTGCAGCTGATCATCCAGGCTGGCCAGACGTCCATCTCTGTTAACGTACAAGTCATTTGACGACACCTgaacaaaaaataatgacacttgGACATCAGCGTCTCCGTCAATTAATCACCTTATAAAATTACTGTACCTGATTTACTTTGACCCAACACACTGATGCGATGAGACAAAAAATAAGCTGAACATTGAAATACTTGTTTAATCGTTCCTGTTCTACCGTTATTAACTACATTGTATAAAACCCTGAAAAAAGAGGCTAGGACTGACTACAACGAATTAAAAAGCTAACAAAAGATTCGTGTAGAAAAACAAACCGACCACGTAAGAAATTAAAGTTCCTATTTAGCTAAAGCAGAAAGCTAGCCAAGATCGCAACGACATTTAGTGGTCGTTTTGCCGCCTCAATCTGACATCAACACTCACCCATTGTTGGCCGAACCGCAGCAGCATATCTCGAACCACAGAACCTTCTGGAAACACAAAGTTAGAAAACCTAGAGCGACCCGGGGCACAAACAAACACCTCCATGCTAGCTTGTTAACTCGTCAGTGGCTGCGTCGTCTTCCGCAGATTCGTCTTCTTCGTTATTAAACAACTTGTGATGTGCGTTAGCGCCACCTTGTAACAGGGAGTATGGATGAAACGtgcatgatgttttttttttatttagtttggtCTTTTCAATGATTCCTTGTCAAAGCTGAACTACCAGACGCCAGTAGGTATATTTTAGGGTGGCTACAGAAAAATGGCTACTGTCGGCCGTAACATGGGCCGTATCAAGacgctgattagacagcatgattacctcacaggtgtggctgACCTACATTTTGCAGCTAAGTATACTGTAGTTAAGATGTACTTTATCTGACATTGGGGAAAACACAGCTGCCGTATAAATGCACATATAGTCTAAacaggacaaaaataaacacgacttcaataaaaatggaatgaaggagtgataataataataataataaaagaaaataaacacagcCCAAAAGGAAACATAATGAGACAATCTCAAAAAAGTCCAATCAAAATAAGGGCCAAAtataaatgaactgaaaacatGTGACATTTATGTGACATGAGGGTGACTTAATCAATTTTCATTGGGCTTCTCCGATTAAATAAAGAGTTCTGTACAGGGGCTGCTGGGTGTCGTCCAGGATGGGCAATCTTCTCCGAGGTGCTCCTTTCTTCTAATAAAGTGTACTGTCAGTGCATGTTATGTCACGATGCACTGATTTTGAAGTACAAGCCCCTAATTAACCGGGTGACCTTTCATGGAGCCATCGCCACACTGCCGCAAATATTGTGGTGTGTGTGACTTCTCCTCTGCATGGTTATCTAACGTGAACTGTGATGCACATTTACAACTTGCATGGTCACTGCAGCCTTTCACTGGCATGGAAGGTGTCAGAACATTAACATGGTGAGCAGTTGGACACTGACGGTTGTCGTTCACTGTGAATATCAACCAGCAGTACGTGACTCAGATCTCTGACTGTGTCATTGAGGAAGAAGCACCACCAGTAGATGGTGCTCTTTCCCGCACCTCTTTCGTTCCTCCTGTGAGAGTGCTTTTCAACTTCTTGAGATTCAGGAGCACCTGGAGCCATGTCTGTCAGCCCCAGTCCCAGTCCTCCGGGGACTTTAAACAGTACACCACTTACACGATGtcctatgtactgtaaatgtgtacTGGAGAACTATCAGAGAAAGAGACAGGTCCAGGAATCTTCATGATACGACATTTtctggtaacactttacaataaagtacacaaaattacagtagttaatgaggagcAAACCTACcaaaacctaaccctaaccactacttattagttcttcattagttcctcggtatCTACCGTGTTTATGTGTACCTTATTGCGAAGTGTGACCCATTTTCCCAATGCAGAATTGAATGTAAAACACTGagcattttttccatgaaaagAAATAGACAGACACACAGATAGATAGGTAGACTAGTTGCATACTAGTTGAATTGAAAACGCTAACCCAAACTGGAAACCTGCTTTCCAGTAATGATGCATGTAATGATGCATAATTTGAATTCAAATTTTAATTCCTAACTGGGAACTGTAATTTGAAACTCTAAACCCAATTGAAAATtctaaacataaataaaaaacctaaccctaactggAAACCCTCATTTGACACCATAATGCAAAGTGGAAACCCTAATTTGGAACCCTAACCGTAACCCCAATTGTAAACCCTACTTTgaaaccccaaccctaactgGAAACCCTCACTTTAACCTACTTGTAGCTTTCTGAcgttctttattttttatttgttagttTTTCAAAATTGTGCAATTGTGTGTTTTCTTACACAATAATCAACAACGTGCTAGAAGTAGTTAACACTGGCCTATTTATCCTGTTTAGTGGCAGTCACACCTCGCATCCGTTGCCTGGTAACGGCTCCCCATTGTGGTCTGTGGCGTGAGATAGCAGGAAGTGATGCTGCGCTCTCGTGAACGACTATGGCAATGATGTGACAATGTTGTGAGTGTCTTGGTGTGCTTTCGTGTAAAGTTGCGAATAAACATCTCTACTAATACTGTGCAATTTATTGATAGAGATTTATCAAAAAGTCAGAGAGACACAGTGATAAGACAGATaagaaagagaaaataaaaacgtttcatttgtattcattcaAGAAGCCACATTtcatggatgggtggatggatattTAACGGTAGCCACGTGCCTCATTACAAGACAGCAGAGCAAAGTGACTTCTACCAGCCAATCAGTTAAGGCAGGTAATAATAAAtaggaaaaatgtacaattcaATTAATGATACGATAATAAATCGTATTTAtacataatgtaaaaaaaatgattaaaattaaaaaatataaaattagcAAACATTCTATTGTAGCAATATTATACCAATATTTAGaaagacttaaaaaataaagtgtttttctaatataaaaatatatatatttatatataacacttaaaaaataaattaagatAAAAATGGTAAACTAAGGAAATATTGCTGATGACTTTAAAAAGTTATTGTAAAAAAAGGTTtagaattatatatatatatataattaaaaacatgataaagtaaaaataaaaagatgaaataagcacatttcactgtaataaaattatacagtacatatatttataataactGTTAAAGAACTTAATGTTAAAATTGTCTTATTGTTTATCTATATGTAAGTGATTGAGaaggaaataaatatttatattatacatatattaacaataaaaataaagtgaatGTTTTATATGTTAACGGTTAATATgtgaatttatttatatgtcatttatttgtgattaaaaaagtaaaacaagcaaaaaaaattatattacaataagtacacgcacacatatgcacgcacgcacgtgccctcactcacacacacacacacacacacacttaaaaatACCCTTTTtacataatgtaaaaaaacaagttgGAGTTAAAATGTTCTGTGGATATTAAAGAACCTTGGGGTTTTTTGGTGGAGTAGCACTGCACTGCATTAAATTGACAACcgtcctaatattttggttaccttctACATCACtgaaaccacaataataaacatattatttATATGAATACCCCTGTCAATTGACTAAATCATCATTTACATGATCAAACAATTCACAAGGCACGTTTATGTTCAGTTTATTTGCTGTTCTTCCACCTATCGTTTCACTTGGCCACCTGGGGGCAGCAAAGCAACCTATAAAAGCGGCTGAACAGAGCTGAAGGGGCACTGAAGGGTCAAAAAGCAGCCCCTTGTGTGATGACATGTTGATGAATTAGTATTTATAAAACAGCTTTAGCAGATTTGCATCATAACTATAAGggcagacttaaaaaaaaagcctttaaaaTATGTGATCATTGTATGTGCAGCTTTTTCAGTAGTCAGTGCAGATCATTTTATGTCTGTTTACAAGTAATACGAATGTGGATCACAAAGCATTTACTTGAACATAAATCTCAATCACAATGATTGCTTCATTACCAGGGCGGCTAAAGGGAGCAAAATCTGCCTCCAAAGCCTTTCTAAGCTCAAAATCGACAGCATCgttttcttctcctcctccattcGAGCCATCTGTTGCTCATTTTCATTTCGTTCCATCTCACGTTGGCCCGGCAAAGCTTCCATGTTGCTGAAgaatttgttcattttattcattCCAATTGAATCCTTGTTTGTTTTGAGCCCGAGCATGTACAGCCAGTATGTgtatacataatatacagtatataaacgtATATAGActtgatccaaattttaagaccagttgaaaaatggcaagaattaaaaatttttttgcactgttggatcttaaggaggttctaagcagagcttcaaaatgcaaaaacaagaaatgggagtgtgaCATAACAATTTTTGAGtcagcagtttattgcaaacaagcatt contains:
- the mtif2 gene encoding translation initiation factor IF-2, mitochondrial, which gives rise to MNMMSSVVHGARRLVHATNFPSQFLLCPVLSPAPLLTCRSLASKQFKGHKKEQKPKVNIDKQEVEIQQRMTVEALARAINRDVDHVVEALLNTPLDVDSLEPDSVLDERWIKEVVKLSGMKFRWAKLSENQDRENRDAVRRPPTDLSRMVKRSPVVTIMGHVDHGKTTLLDSLRKSQIAAMEAGGITQHIGAFRVELQTGEMITFLDTPGHAAFSAMRARGANATDIVILVVAADDGVMTQTIESIQHAKQAGVPMIVAVNKCDKPQADPQRVKQELLAHNVVCEEFGGDVQAIHISALKGDNLLALVEATVALAEVLELKAEPDGPVEGVVIESRTDKGKGPVTTAIVQRGALKRGCILVAGKTWAKVRFLFDEKGTAVTEVGPSMAVEVIGWKELPSAGDTILEVESEQRAREVVDWRNHEEELKRLRAEQNAIELKQKEHLDKYRKEREGLAHLNWRQRKWHLYQSTKGNFAARTRENTCDNNLSLPLIIKADVDGSVEAILNILETYDAQDQCQLEVVHFGIGDVSENDLNMADTFEGSVYGFNVAASRSIQQMAAKRGVPLRLHSIIYKLIDELKVEINSKLPSLVRYNTVGEATVLAMFDVKVGKKKMAVAGCRVQKGQLDRKLKFRLIRGRDTVWEGSLMALKHHKDDVNTVKAGMECGLSADSEVTFLVGDVIECFEEVDDPQVTTWDPGF
- the sde2 gene encoding splicing regulator SDE2 — its product is MEVFVCAPGRSRFSNFVFPEGSVVRDMLLRFGQQWVSSNDLYVNRDGRLASLDDQLQGGAVYHLVPRLLGGKGGFGSMLRALGAQIEKTTNREACRDLSGRRLRDVNHEKEMADWLKQQTEREAEKEQRRLERLQRKLMEPKHQFSDASYQQQCHDLSERLEDSVLKGLQAASSSQVSAHLSPKRHTSSQSEPPIKKPKKMGACFWTGVGELSSEDDDDSPSTSSCAAAATMTTLRVEPGPSSSMEATPLQEEVAVQEATPPQEEVAVQEEVAVQEEVAVQEATPHQEEVAVQEATPHQEEVAVQEATPHQEEAVAVSRCSSVLQRGDGGDDVLTVSVSSAKSIQELERLGLEVLKQELMSRGVKCGGTLSERASRLFAVRNLQTDQINPLLLAKPAKSKRK